GCCCTTTTGTACCTGCCCTTTATAATTCGCTTCCGTATATTGACCAATCACCATATCTTCAAATCGGACCGGCTGCACCGCACGCAACGCCTTCACTTTTTCATTGCGCACTTGTTCCGGTTCCAGACTCAAAGGTTCTTCCATCGTTATCAAGGCAAGCATTTGCAGCAAATGATTTTGCATCACATCACGAATAATACCGTAATGATCAAAATAACCGGCACGCCCTTCCGTGCCAATGTCCTCTGACCAGCAAAACCGTATGTAATGTATATTGTTGCGATTCCATATAGGCTCAAAAATTAGATTGGCAAAACGGAGTGCCATCAAATTTTGCACCACTTCTTTTCCCAGATAATGATCGATGCGATAGCTTTGTTCCTCCGTAAACACATGACGCAGGTCTCGGGTCAACGCATCGGACGACTGGCGATCGCGGCCAAAAGGTTTTTCCACAACTACACGCAGCTTCTGCTTCTCCGGAATCTCTTCTGCCATGCCCGCCTCTTTTAAGGATTGTGCCGTCGGCAGGAAAAGGAAGGGCGGCACCGACAAATAAAAAAGACGCGTTACCGGTAAATCATGTTGCTCTTGGGACTCCATGACCGACTTTAACCGCAATAAACCCAAGGGATCATCGTAGCCGCCCGAAACATAGTGGCAACGGCTCAGAAAAGCATCCATTAAGCTGCGACACTCCGATTCGCCCGGCGTGTAGCGGCAACTCAAGGAACCCATCAGCAACATCCGGAAAGCCTCATCGTTGAGTTCGGTTCGAGCATATCCGTAACAGACAAAAGATTCCGGCAACAGCTTCCGGCAAAACAACGCGAACAGAGCGGGAAATATTTTTTTCACGGCGAGATCGCCCGAAGCGCCAATCACGACAATAGAAAGAAACTGATCATGGGATTTATTTTGCGGCATAGTGGGTTCCCTATACATGCTTTAAAAAGAACTACCATTCATACACGGGCAAC
This genomic window from Candidatus Hydrogenedentota bacterium contains:
- the zwf gene encoding glucose-6-phosphate dehydrogenase, which translates into the protein MPQNKSHDQFLSIVVIGASGDLAVKKIFPALFALFCRKLLPESFVCYGYARTELNDEAFRMLLMGSLSCRYTPGESECRSLMDAFLSRCHYVSGGYDDPLGLLRLKSVMESQEQHDLPVTRLFYLSVPPFLFLPTAQSLKEAGMAEEIPEKQKLRVVVEKPFGRDRQSSDALTRDLRHVFTEEQSYRIDHYLGKEVVQNLMALRFANLIFEPIWNRNNIHYIRFCWSEDIGTEGRAGYFDHYGIIRDVMQNHLLQMLALITMEEPLSLEPEQVRNEKVKALRAVQPVRFEDMVIGQYTEANYKGQVQKGYLQETGVPADSITPTYGAAILKLRNRRWDGVPFLLSAGKGLNTRRTGIHIEFRHVPGNIFTANSSPVPNSLRIRVQPDAGVSLNIMTKVPGLRMSLEKTELDLSYASAFKEEIPDAYESLLLDVIQGDKSLFIRADELEAAWDIFTPVLHDLEGCAIKPQPYPFGSAGPDSAGALAALYNAEWA